Proteins from a genomic interval of Pantoea deleyi:
- the sufE gene encoding cysteine desulfuration protein SufE, with the protein MANLPDKEKLVRNFNRCANWEEKYLYIIELGSKLPESSETLHQPENVISGCQSQVWIRMTPQADGSIAFEGDSDAAIVKGLIAIVFSLYQNLPPAEILALDVRHWFGELALMQHLTPTRSQGLEAMIRSIRHTAQNLS; encoded by the coding sequence ATGGCGAATTTGCCTGACAAAGAGAAACTGGTTCGCAACTTCAATCGTTGCGCTAACTGGGAAGAGAAGTATCTCTACATCATTGAGCTGGGCTCTAAACTCCCGGAATCGTCTGAAACCTTACACCAGCCGGAGAACGTGATCTCGGGCTGTCAGAGTCAGGTATGGATCCGCATGACGCCGCAGGCGGATGGCTCTATTGCTTTCGAAGGCGACAGCGATGCCGCTATCGTTAAGGGACTGATTGCTATCGTTTTCAGCCTCTATCAGAACCTGCCGCCCGCCGAGATTCTGGCGCTGGATGTCCGCCACTGGTTTGGCGAACTGGCGCTGATGCAGCACCTGACGCCCACCCGGTCGCAGGGGCTGGAGGCGATGATTCGGTCTATTCGCCATACCGCCCAGAACCTCAGCTAA
- the sufS gene encoding cysteine desulfurase SufS: protein MNFDLERIRADFPILKREVNGHPLAYLDSAASAQRPLAVINAESHFYQHGYAAVHRGIHTLSQQATSDMENVRDQAARFINAASQEEIVFVKGTTEGINLVANTWGSSNLQAGDNLIITEMEHHANIVPWQMLAARNGAEVRVLPLNNNGELALEQLAGLIDSRTRLLAVTHVSNVLGTVNPVKAIVAQAKAAGVVTLVDGAQAVMHDRVDVQDIGCDFYVFSSHKLYGPNGVGILYGRKALLDAMPPWEGGGSMIDRVMLPTGTSWNSAPWRFEAGTPNTGGIIGFGAAMAYVQALGLDTIHQRETALMNYALDKLGTVPDIQIYGPQSRAGVIAFNLGKHHAYDVGSFLDQYGIAIRTGHHCAMPLMQHYNVPAMCRASFTFYNSEEEVDRLAAGLTRIHRLLGG, encoded by the coding sequence ATGAACTTCGATCTCGAACGCATCAGGGCTGATTTTCCTATCCTGAAGCGTGAGGTCAACGGTCATCCGCTGGCCTATCTTGACAGTGCGGCCAGCGCACAGCGTCCCCTCGCCGTGATAAACGCCGAGAGTCATTTCTATCAGCACGGCTACGCGGCCGTGCATCGCGGTATCCACACGCTGAGCCAGCAGGCGACCAGCGACATGGAGAACGTGCGCGATCAGGCTGCCCGTTTCATTAATGCCGCGTCGCAGGAAGAGATCGTTTTCGTCAAGGGAACCACCGAAGGCATCAATCTGGTGGCGAATACCTGGGGCAGCAGCAACCTCCAGGCGGGCGATAACCTGATCATTACTGAGATGGAGCATCACGCCAACATCGTGCCGTGGCAGATGCTGGCGGCGCGCAACGGCGCCGAGGTGCGCGTCCTGCCGCTGAACAACAACGGTGAGCTGGCGCTGGAGCAACTGGCGGGGCTGATCGACAGCCGTACCCGGTTACTGGCGGTGACGCATGTCTCTAACGTGCTCGGCACCGTAAACCCGGTGAAAGCGATCGTCGCGCAGGCAAAAGCCGCTGGCGTGGTCACGCTGGTGGATGGCGCGCAGGCGGTGATGCATGACCGGGTGGATGTGCAGGATATCGGCTGCGACTTCTACGTCTTCTCCAGCCACAAGCTCTATGGCCCGAACGGGGTCGGTATTCTCTACGGCCGCAAAGCGCTGCTGGATGCGATGCCACCGTGGGAAGGGGGCGGCTCGATGATCGATCGCGTCATGCTGCCAACCGGCACCAGCTGGAACAGCGCGCCATGGCGTTTTGAAGCGGGCACGCCCAACACCGGCGGTATTATCGGCTTCGGCGCCGCAATGGCTTATGTGCAGGCGCTGGGACTGGATACGATCCATCAGCGTGAAACTGCGCTGATGAACTACGCGCTGGATAAGCTGGGCACGGTGCCGGATATACAGATCTACGGTCCACAGTCACGTGCTGGCGTGATCGCCTTTAACCTCGGCAAACATCACGCCTATGACGTCGGCAGTTTCCTGGATCAGTACGGCATTGCCATCCGCACCGGACACCACTGCGCCATGCCGCTGATGCAGCATTACAACGTGCCAGCCATGTGCCGTGCCTCCTTCACCTTCTATAACAGTGAAGAAGAAGTGGATCGTCTGGCTGCCGGTCTGACGCGCATTCATCGTCTGCTGGGCGGCTGA
- the sufD gene encoding Fe-S cluster assembly protein SufD, with the protein MAGLPTKSDSALQQWHHLFESRGDRRSLQAQQHWQQLMRVGLPTRKHENWKYTPLDTLLAQQFVLPDAPQTLSAEQVDALALPLDAIRLVFVDGQFQPDFSSRDSELFEIQHSAAAARHPLPAAVQPEVFLHLTESLAEEVTTLRLARGKSAARPLYLLHITSGRPDSMNTVHYRHHLQLEESAEAEVIEHYVSLGEHAHFTGARFTFAVGDNAKLTHTKLAFEGSASYHFAHNDLVMGNDGQVSSTSFLLGAGLSRHNSSTQLNGENSTLAINSLVLPVKQEVADTRTYLEHNKGHCVSRQMHKTIVRDKGRAVFNGHIKVAQHALKTDGQMTNNNLLLGKLSEVDTKPQLEIYADDVKCSHGATIGRIDDEQMFYLRSRGIEQDAAQTMIIHAFAAELTETLEDEVIRQAVLQRIAQRFPGGDV; encoded by the coding sequence ATGGCTGGCTTACCGACGAAGAGTGATTCTGCGCTGCAACAGTGGCATCACCTGTTCGAGTCACGCGGCGACAGACGCTCTCTGCAGGCTCAGCAGCACTGGCAGCAACTGATGCGTGTGGGTCTGCCGACCCGCAAGCATGAAAACTGGAAATACACGCCGCTGGACACGCTGCTGGCGCAGCAGTTTGTGCTGCCCGATGCGCCTCAGACTCTGAGCGCAGAGCAGGTTGACGCGCTGGCGCTGCCGCTGGACGCGATCCGTCTGGTGTTTGTGGATGGCCAGTTCCAGCCTGATTTCAGCAGTCGCGACAGCGAACTGTTTGAGATCCAGCACAGTGCGGCAGCGGCGCGTCATCCGCTGCCTGCTGCGGTTCAGCCTGAGGTCTTCCTGCATCTGACCGAAAGCCTGGCGGAAGAGGTTACGACCCTGCGCCTGGCGCGCGGTAAATCCGCCGCGCGTCCGCTCTATCTGCTGCACATCACCAGCGGCAGGCCGGACAGCATGAACACGGTGCACTATCGCCATCATCTGCAGCTCGAAGAGAGTGCGGAAGCGGAAGTGATCGAGCACTATGTGTCGCTGGGTGAGCACGCGCACTTCACCGGCGCTCGCTTCACCTTTGCCGTGGGCGACAATGCGAAGCTGACGCACACCAAACTGGCGTTCGAAGGCAGCGCGAGCTATCACTTCGCGCACAACGATCTGGTGATGGGCAACGACGGCCAGGTCAGCAGCACCAGCTTCCTGCTGGGTGCCGGACTGTCGCGTCACAACAGCAGCACGCAGCTGAACGGCGAAAACAGCACGCTGGCTATCAACAGCCTGGTGCTGCCGGTGAAACAGGAAGTGGCGGATACCCGCACCTACCTGGAGCACAACAAAGGCCACTGTGTCAGCCGTCAGATGCATAAAACCATCGTGCGCGACAAAGGGCGTGCGGTGTTCAACGGCCATATCAAAGTGGCACAGCATGCGCTGAAGACCGACGGACAGATGACCAACAACAACCTGTTGCTGGGCAAGCTCTCTGAAGTGGACACCAAACCGCAGCTGGAAATCTATGCGGATGACGTGAAGTGCAGCCACGGTGCCACCATTGGTCGGATCGACGACGAGCAGATGTTCTACCTGCGTTCACGCGGGATTGAGCAGGATGCGGCGCAGACCATGATTATCCACGCGTTTGCCGCGGAACTGACCGAAACCCTGGAAGATGAGGTGATCCGTCAGGCCGTGCTGCAGCGTATCGCGCAACGTTTTCCCGGAGGCGACGTATGA
- the sufC gene encoding Fe-S cluster assembly ATPase SufC yields MLSIKDLQVSVEDKAILRGLNLEIKPGEVHAIMGPNGSGKSTLSATLAGREDYEITGGSVTFKGKDLLELAPEERAGEGVFMAFQYPVEIPGVSNQFFLQTSVNAVRKYRQQDELDRFDFQDFIEEKIQLLKMPEDLLTRSVNVGFSGGEKKRNDILQMAALEPDLCILDETDSGLDIDALKIVANGVNSLRDEKRAFIIVTHYQRILDYIKPDFVHVLYQGKIVKSGDFSLVKQLEEQGYGWLTDEE; encoded by the coding sequence ATGTTAAGCATTAAAGATTTACAGGTCAGTGTTGAAGATAAAGCCATTCTGCGTGGCCTGAATCTCGAAATTAAACCGGGCGAAGTCCATGCCATCATGGGGCCGAACGGTTCAGGTAAGAGTACGCTGTCCGCGACGCTGGCCGGCCGTGAGGATTATGAAATCACCGGCGGCTCCGTGACGTTCAAGGGCAAGGATCTGCTGGAGCTGGCACCTGAAGAGCGTGCCGGTGAAGGGGTCTTTATGGCCTTCCAGTATCCGGTCGAAATTCCGGGCGTCAGCAATCAGTTCTTCCTGCAGACCTCCGTCAACGCGGTACGTAAATATCGTCAGCAGGATGAGCTGGACCGCTTCGACTTCCAGGACTTCATCGAAGAGAAAATTCAGCTGCTGAAGATGCCGGAAGATCTGCTGACCCGCTCCGTCAACGTCGGCTTCTCCGGCGGTGAGAAGAAGCGTAACGACATCCTGCAGATGGCGGCGCTGGAGCCGGATCTCTGCATCCTGGATGAAACCGACTCCGGTCTGGATATCGATGCGCTGAAAATCGTTGCCAACGGCGTCAACAGCCTGCGTGACGAGAAGCGTGCCTTTATCATCGTGACCCACTACCAGCGTATTCTGGACTACATCAAGCCAGACTTCGTTCATGTTCTGTATCAGGGCAAAATCGTGAAATCTGGCGACTTCTCGCTGGTGAAACAGCTGGAGGAGCAAGGTTATGGCTGGCTTACCGACGAAGAGTGA
- the sufB gene encoding Fe-S cluster assembly protein SufB, whose amino-acid sequence MSRHSEASDDVQIWEGKLNYKEGFFTQLQTEEFANGINEDVVRAISAKRNEPEWMLEFRLKAFHAWLEMEEPHWLKAHYEKLDYQDYSYYSAPSCGNCDDTCASEPGVTQASGSAPASDYLTQEVENAFNQLGVPVREGREVAVDAIFDSVSVATTYRGKLAEQGIIFCSFGEAIQEHPELVKQYLGTVVPANDNFFAALNSAVASDGTFVYIPKGVRCPMELSTYFRINAAKTGQFERTILIADEDSYVSYIEGCSAPVRDSYQLHAAVVEVIIHKNAEVKYSTVQNWFPGGEGEGGILNFVTKRALCEGDHSKMSWTQSETGSAITWKYPSCILRGDHSVGEFYSVALTSGRQQADTGTKMIHIGKNTRSTIISKGISAGKSQNTYRGLVKIMPSATNARNFTQCDSMLIGPDCGAHTFPYVETRNNTAQLEHEATTSRIGEDQMFYCLQRGISEEDAISMIVNGFCKDVFSELPLEFAVEAQKLLAISLEHSVG is encoded by the coding sequence ATGTCACGACACAGCGAAGCATCTGACGATGTACAAATCTGGGAAGGCAAGCTCAACTACAAAGAGGGCTTCTTTACCCAACTGCAAACCGAAGAATTTGCCAACGGCATCAATGAAGATGTGGTGCGGGCGATCTCGGCCAAGCGTAACGAGCCAGAGTGGATGCTGGAGTTTCGTCTTAAGGCGTTTCATGCCTGGCTGGAAATGGAAGAGCCACACTGGCTGAAAGCGCACTACGAAAAACTCGACTACCAGGATTACAGTTACTACTCCGCGCCTTCCTGCGGCAACTGTGATGATACCTGCGCCTCTGAGCCGGGTGTCACGCAGGCTTCCGGCAGTGCGCCAGCCAGCGACTACCTGACGCAGGAAGTGGAAAACGCCTTTAACCAGCTGGGGGTCCCGGTGCGTGAAGGGCGTGAAGTGGCGGTTGACGCCATTTTCGACTCCGTTTCGGTCGCTACCACCTATCGCGGCAAGCTGGCGGAGCAGGGGATCATCTTCTGCTCATTCGGCGAAGCGATTCAGGAGCATCCGGAGCTGGTGAAGCAGTATCTCGGTACGGTCGTCCCGGCCAACGATAACTTCTTCGCGGCGCTGAACTCGGCGGTGGCCTCTGATGGCACCTTCGTCTACATCCCGAAAGGGGTGCGTTGCCCGATGGAGCTGTCCACCTATTTCCGCATCAACGCGGCGAAAACCGGTCAGTTCGAGCGCACCATCCTGATCGCCGACGAAGACAGCTACGTCAGCTACATCGAAGGCTGTTCAGCCCCGGTGCGTGACTCCTATCAGCTGCATGCCGCCGTGGTGGAAGTGATCATCCACAAAAATGCGGAAGTAAAATATTCCACCGTTCAGAACTGGTTCCCGGGCGGCGAAGGCGAGGGCGGTATCCTTAACTTCGTGACCAAGCGCGCGCTGTGTGAAGGTGACCACAGCAAGATGTCCTGGACGCAGTCTGAAACAGGCTCCGCCATCACCTGGAAATACCCGAGCTGTATTCTGCGCGGGGACCACTCGGTCGGCGAATTCTACTCCGTGGCGCTGACCAGCGGTCGTCAGCAGGCCGATACCGGCACCAAGATGATCCACATCGGGAAAAACACCCGTTCGACCATCATCTCTAAAGGGATCTCAGCCGGTAAAAGCCAGAACACCTACCGTGGTCTGGTGAAAATCATGCCGAGCGCCACCAACGCCCGTAACTTTACGCAGTGTGACTCGATGCTGATCGGTCCCGATTGCGGCGCGCATACCTTCCCGTATGTGGAGACCCGCAACAATACCGCCCAGCTTGAGCACGAAGCCACGACATCCCGTATCGGCGAAGATCAGATGTTCTACTGTCTGCAACGCGGTATCAGTGAAGAAGATGCGATCTCGATGATCGTGAACGGCTTCTGTAAAGACGTCTTCTCGGAACTGCCACTGGAATTTGCCGTGGAAGCCCAGAAATTGTTAGCTATCAGCCTTGAGCACAGTGTGGGCTGA
- the sufA gene encoding Fe-S cluster assembly scaffold SufA, with translation MASVNTDSFSPDDFVWKGLTLTETAAQQILNLAAQDPDVKGLRLSVKQSGCAGFGYVMDLVKEPVEDDLQFSFHGATLFVPLQAMPFVDGTELDYVREGLNQIFKFNNPKAQHACGCGESFGVE, from the coding sequence ATGGCATCCGTTAACACAGACTCTTTCTCACCCGACGATTTTGTCTGGAAAGGGCTGACGCTGACTGAAACCGCAGCGCAACAAATTCTCAATCTGGCGGCTCAGGACCCTGATGTCAAGGGTCTGCGGCTGAGCGTAAAACAATCCGGCTGTGCCGGTTTTGGCTACGTGATGGATTTAGTGAAAGAACCCGTCGAAGACGATCTGCAGTTCTCATTCCACGGCGCAACGCTGTTTGTGCCGCTTCAGGCGATGCCGTTCGTTGATGGCACCGAGCTGGACTACGTTCGCGAAGGCCTGAATCAGATTTTTAAATTCAATAACCCTAAAGCTCAGCACGCCTGCGGGTGCGGTGAAAGCTTTGGCGTCGAGTAA
- the ydiJ gene encoding D-2-hydroxyglutarate dehydrogenase YdiJ, translating to MIPQISQAPGLVQLVLTFLESLKEQGFTGDMATSYADRLSLSTDNSIYQLLPDAALFPRSTADVALLARVAGEARFASLVFTPRGGGTGTNGQSLNQGIVVDMSRYMNRILEINTDEGWVRVEAGVIKDQLNAWLKPFGFFFSPELSTSNRATLGGMINTDASGQGSLVYGKTSDHVLGLRAVLLGGDILDTRPMATALAETLAQTGTPEGRIYQQVLTRCREQRALILEKFPKLNRFLTGYDLRHVFSDDMQTFDLTRLLCGAEGTLAFVTEARLDITPLPKVRRLVNIKYDSFDSALRNAPFMVEAQALSVETVDSKVLNLAREDIVWHSVRELITDVPDKAMLGLNIVEFAGDNAALIEQQIDTLCARLDSLMAQQQGGVIGYQLCNDLAGIERIYNMRKKAVGLLGNAKGRAKPIPFVEDTAVPPEKLADYIVEFRALLDSHGLSYGMFGHVDAGVLHVRPALDMCDPQQEMMMKQISDEVVALTARYGGLLWGEHGKGFRAQYSPAFFGETLFNELRRIKAAFDPLNRLNPGKICTPIERHDEMMQVDAVKRGTYDRQIPLTVRDEWRGAMECNGNGLCFNFDARSPMCPSMKITRNRIHSPKGRATLTREWLRLLAGQGVDPLLLEKQLPESRLSLRALIARTRNSWHASKGEYDFSHEVKEAMSGCLACKACSTQCPIKIDVPAFRSRFLQLYHTRYLRPASDHLVAAVEGYAPLMAKAPKVFNFFLRQPWLRELSKTHIGMVDLPLLSAPNLKQQLSGHPAMNMTLEQLEAMPASAREDYVLVVQDPFTSFYEAQLVNDFVRLIEKLGYRPVLLPFSPNGKAQHVKGFLQRFARTATRTADFLNRVAKLELPMVGVDPATVLCYRDEYRQTLGDARGDFSVLLVHEWLQRALADREVQATSGEPWYLFAHCTEVTALPSTPDQWQGIFARFGAKLENINVGCCGMAGTYGHETKNLENSLGIYALSWHPQLQRLPRQRCLATGYSCRSQVSRVEGNGMRHPLQALLALM from the coding sequence ATGATCCCACAGATTTCGCAGGCGCCGGGCCTCGTTCAACTGGTGCTGACGTTCCTTGAGTCGCTGAAAGAGCAGGGGTTCACCGGCGACATGGCGACCAGCTATGCCGATCGTCTCTCACTCTCCACCGATAACAGTATCTATCAGTTGCTGCCCGATGCGGCCCTGTTTCCGCGCTCAACGGCGGATGTGGCGCTGCTGGCCCGCGTGGCCGGTGAAGCCCGTTTTGCCAGCCTGGTGTTTACCCCGCGCGGCGGCGGCACCGGCACCAACGGCCAGTCGCTGAACCAGGGCATTGTGGTGGACATGTCGCGTTACATGAACCGCATCCTGGAGATCAACACCGATGAGGGCTGGGTGCGGGTCGAGGCGGGGGTGATCAAGGATCAGCTGAATGCCTGGCTGAAGCCTTTCGGCTTCTTCTTCTCGCCGGAGCTGTCCACCAGTAACCGTGCGACGCTGGGTGGCATGATTAACACCGACGCGTCGGGTCAGGGGTCGCTGGTCTACGGCAAAACCTCAGATCATGTGCTGGGCCTGCGCGCCGTGCTGCTGGGGGGCGACATTCTCGATACCCGGCCGATGGCGACCGCGCTGGCCGAAACCCTGGCGCAGACGGGGACGCCCGAAGGACGGATCTATCAGCAGGTTCTGACGCGCTGCCGCGAACAGCGCGCACTGATTCTGGAGAAGTTTCCGAAGCTGAATCGGTTCCTGACCGGCTATGACCTGCGCCACGTCTTCAGCGACGACATGCAGACCTTCGACCTGACCCGCCTGCTGTGCGGGGCAGAGGGCACGCTGGCGTTTGTGACAGAAGCACGTCTCGATATCACTCCACTGCCGAAGGTGCGGCGGCTGGTCAACATCAAATATGACTCCTTTGATTCCGCGCTGCGCAATGCGCCTTTCATGGTGGAGGCGCAGGCGCTGTCGGTTGAGACCGTAGACTCGAAAGTGCTGAACCTGGCGCGTGAAGATATCGTCTGGCACTCGGTCCGTGAACTGATCACGGACGTGCCCGATAAAGCGATGCTGGGGCTGAACATCGTGGAGTTCGCCGGGGATAACGCTGCGCTCATCGAACAGCAGATCGACACGCTGTGTGCCCGTCTGGATTCGCTGATGGCGCAGCAGCAGGGCGGCGTAATTGGCTATCAGCTCTGCAACGACCTGGCGGGCATTGAACGCATCTATAACATGCGGAAAAAGGCGGTGGGCCTGCTGGGGAACGCGAAAGGCCGGGCGAAGCCGATTCCGTTTGTTGAGGATACCGCCGTGCCGCCAGAGAAGCTGGCCGACTATATCGTGGAGTTTCGCGCGCTGCTCGACAGCCACGGCCTGAGCTATGGCATGTTCGGCCATGTCGATGCCGGGGTGCTGCATGTGCGCCCGGCGCTGGATATGTGCGATCCGCAGCAGGAGATGATGATGAAACAGATCTCCGACGAAGTGGTGGCGCTGACTGCCCGCTACGGCGGTCTGCTCTGGGGCGAACACGGCAAAGGGTTCCGCGCCCAGTACAGTCCGGCTTTCTTTGGCGAAACCCTGTTTAACGAACTGCGTCGCATCAAGGCCGCCTTCGATCCGCTCAACCGCCTGAATCCGGGCAAAATCTGCACGCCGATTGAGCGTCACGACGAGATGATGCAGGTTGATGCGGTGAAGCGCGGAACCTATGACCGGCAGATCCCGTTAACGGTGCGGGATGAGTGGCGCGGCGCGATGGAGTGTAACGGTAACGGCTTGTGCTTTAACTTCGATGCCCGCAGTCCGATGTGCCCCTCAATGAAGATCACCCGCAACCGCATTCACTCGCCAAAAGGGCGGGCGACGCTGACGCGCGAGTGGCTGCGGCTGCTGGCCGGGCAGGGCGTCGATCCGCTGCTGCTGGAGAAGCAGTTACCGGAAAGTCGTCTGTCCCTGCGCGCCCTCATCGCCCGGACCCGCAACAGCTGGCACGCCAGCAAAGGGGAGTATGATTTCTCCCACGAGGTGAAAGAGGCGATGTCGGGCTGTCTGGCCTGTAAAGCCTGCTCCACCCAGTGCCCAATTAAGATTGACGTGCCCGCGTTCCGATCGCGCTTCCTGCAGCTCTATCACACCCGCTATCTGCGACCGGCCAGCGATCACCTGGTCGCCGCCGTGGAGGGCTATGCGCCGCTGATGGCGAAGGCACCGAAGGTGTTTAACTTCTTCCTGCGTCAGCCGTGGCTCAGAGAGTTGAGTAAGACGCATATCGGTATGGTCGATCTGCCACTGCTCTCTGCGCCGAACCTGAAGCAGCAGCTGAGCGGTCATCCTGCCATGAACATGACGCTGGAGCAGCTGGAGGCGATGCCAGCCAGTGCGCGTGAGGATTATGTGCTGGTGGTGCAGGACCCGTTCACCAGCTTCTACGAGGCGCAGCTGGTGAACGATTTTGTCCGGCTGATCGAAAAACTCGGCTACCGTCCGGTGCTGCTGCCGTTCTCACCGAACGGCAAGGCGCAGCATGTTAAAGGTTTCCTGCAGCGGTTTGCCCGCACCGCGACCCGCACCGCCGATTTCCTTAACCGGGTGGCTAAACTGGAGCTGCCGATGGTCGGGGTCGATCCGGCCACCGTGCTCTGCTATCGCGACGAATACCGCCAGACCCTGGGCGACGCGCGCGGCGACTTTTCGGTGCTGCTGGTGCATGAGTGGCTGCAGCGGGCGCTGGCCGACCGCGAGGTGCAGGCCACCAGCGGCGAACCCTGGTATCTGTTCGCCCACTGTACCGAGGTCACCGCGCTGCCGTCGACGCCCGATCAGTGGCAGGGGATCTTCGCCCGCTTTGGCGCAAAGCTGGAGAACATCAACGTGGGCTGCTGCGGCATGGCGGGCACCTACGGTCATGAAACGAAGAACCTCGAAAACTCGCTGGGCATCTATGCGCTCTCCTGGCATCCGCAGCTTCAGCGACTGCCCCGCCAGCGCTGTCTGGCCACTGGCTACTCCTGCCGCAGCCAGGTCAGCCGCGTGGAAGGCAACGGTATGCGCCATCCGCTTCAGGCCCTGTTAGCGCTGATGTAA
- the ydiK gene encoding AI-2E family transporter YdiK yields the protein MMKSQYRDMDLPQILFTLMFILLLIVACLWVVQPFILGFAWASMVVIATWPLMLKFQRLLWGRRSLAVIVMTLLLLLLFIIPIALLVSSLIDNSAPVIAWVTQGHTMPQLLWLNDVPMVGEKIYASYDKLVASGGAGVMAKIQPYIGRTTGFFVAQAGHFGRFMIHLGVMLLFSVLLYWRGEQAAQGIRHFAFRMAGRRGDAAVLLAAQSIRAVALGVVVTALVQGVLGGIGLALSGIPYATLLTVLMILCCLVQIGPLLVLVPAIIYLYWSGDTTWGTVLLVWSCVVGTLDNVLRPMLIRMGADLPMILILSGVIGGLFAFGMIGLFIGPVVLAVSYRLVSVWVHEAPAPEDDPQTVAEALADHEGTPPTL from the coding sequence ATGATGAAAAGCCAGTACCGGGATATGGATTTGCCGCAAATTCTCTTCACCCTGATGTTCATTCTGCTGTTGATCGTCGCCTGCCTGTGGGTGGTGCAGCCCTTTATTCTGGGCTTTGCCTGGGCCAGCATGGTGGTGATTGCCACCTGGCCGCTGATGCTGAAATTTCAGCGACTGCTGTGGGGCCGCCGCTCGCTGGCGGTGATTGTAATGACACTACTGTTGCTGCTGCTGTTTATTATCCCGATTGCCCTGCTGGTCAGCAGCCTGATTGACAACAGCGCACCGGTGATCGCCTGGGTGACGCAGGGACATACGATGCCGCAGCTGCTGTGGCTTAATGACGTGCCGATGGTCGGTGAGAAGATCTACGCCAGTTATGACAAGCTGGTGGCGAGCGGGGGCGCTGGCGTGATGGCCAAGATTCAGCCCTATATCGGTCGCACGACCGGCTTCTTTGTTGCGCAGGCCGGTCACTTCGGACGTTTTATGATCCATCTGGGCGTGATGCTGCTGTTCAGTGTGCTGCTCTACTGGCGTGGCGAGCAGGCAGCCCAGGGTATCCGTCACTTCGCTTTCCGCATGGCGGGCCGGCGCGGTGATGCCGCCGTGCTGCTGGCGGCACAGTCCATTCGCGCCGTGGCGCTGGGCGTGGTGGTGACGGCTCTGGTGCAGGGCGTGCTGGGCGGTATCGGTCTGGCGCTTTCCGGCATTCCCTACGCCACGCTGCTGACGGTGCTGATGATCCTGTGCTGCCTGGTGCAGATCGGGCCGCTGCTGGTGCTGGTTCCGGCCATCATCTACCTCTACTGGAGCGGCGACACCACCTGGGGAACCGTGCTGCTGGTCTGGAGTTGTGTGGTGGGTACGCTGGATAACGTCCTGCGCCCGATGCTGATCCGGATGGGAGCCGACCTGCCGATGATCCTGATCCTCTCTGGGGTAATTGGTGGACTCTTTGCATTTGGCATGATTGGCCTGTTTATCGGACCGGTCGTCCTGGCGGTCTCCTACCGTCTGGTTTCCGTCTGGGTGCATGAGGCGCCCGCGCCTGAAGACGACCCGCAGACGGTGGCGGAAGCGCTGGCCGATCATGAAGGCACCCCGCCCACCCTGTGA